The Podospora bellae-mahoneyi strain CBS 112042 chromosome 7, whole genome shotgun sequence genome includes a window with the following:
- the rrb1 gene encoding Ribosome assembly protein rrb1 (EggNog:ENOG503NY9Y; COG:B; BUSCO:EOG09262DC1) has protein sequence MSKRTADEDSAGPLKGRSRPDAMDIDDDKTNEMGEFEDEFEDEFESEDEIIEAGVDGRPDAEREAEEGAMELDNPQGTFIVGRTKLEPGQTLSPDPTTYRMLHNLSTPWPCLSFDIIRDGLGDNRSVYPMTMYTVAGTQAENTKASDNSLMVMKLSALSKMQGGDDEDSSDDEDDDEDSDPLLEHKSIPLNSTTNRIRAHQTPATGASQTPTTLTATMTESTNVYIHDITPHLASFDTPGTIITPQQNKPVCTIRAHKSEGYAVDWSTLHPQGKLLTGDNDGLIYVTTRTDGGGFVTDNRPFTGHTSSVEELQWSPSEASVFASASSDGTIRVWDVRSKARKPALSMQVSNVDVNVMSWSRQTTHLLASGDDAGVWGVWDLRQWKSDGKPTPIASFDYHKEQITSVEWHPTDDSIVAVSAGDNTVTIWDLAVELDDEESKDTGGVADVPPQLLFVHYQNLAKEVHWHPQIPGVLAATGEEFSVFRTISV, from the coding sequence ATGTCCAAGCGCACTGCCGACGAAGATAGCGCCGGCCCCCTCAAGGGCCGCAGCCGCCCCGATGCTATGGACATCGACGATGACAAGACCAACGAGATGGGCGAGTTCGAGGACGAGTTCGAGGATGAGTTTGAGAGCGAGGACGAGATCATCGAGGCTGGTGTCGACGGCAGACCAGATGCCGAACgagaggctgaggagggcgCTATGGAGCTCGACAACCCCCAGGGCACATTCATCGTCGGCAGAACAAAACTCGAGCCTGGCCAGACCCTCTCTCCCGATCCCACCACATACCGCATGCTTCACAACCTGAGCACACCATGGCCATGCCTCTCCTTCGACATTATCCGCGACGGGCTCGGCGATAACCGCAGCGTCTACCCCATGACCATGTACACAGTAGCAGGCACCCAAGCCGAGAACACAAAGGCCTCGGACAACTCTCTCATGGTGATGAAGCTGAGCGCCCTGAGCAAGATGCAAGGcggtgacgacgaggattccagcgacgacgaggacgacgatgaggattCCGACCCTCTCCTCGAGCACAAGAGTATCCCtctcaacagcaccaccaacaggATACGAGCTCACCAGACCCCTGCCACTGGTGCCTCGCAGACCCCGACCACCCTCACCGCGACCATGACAGAGTCCACCAATGTTTACATTCACGACATTACCCCCCACCTCGCCTCTTTTGATACCCCGGGTACCATTATCACCCCCCAACAAAACAAGCCCGTCTGCACCATCCGCGCCCACAAGTCCGAGGGTTATGCTGTCGACTGGTCGACCCTTCACCCACAGGGAAAGCTCCTGACTGGTGACAACGACGGTCTCATCTATGTCACCACCCGCAccgacggcggcggctttgTGACCGACAACCGCCCCTTCACCGGCCACACCTCCTCGGTAGAAGAGCTCCAATGGTCGCCCTCGGAAGCCTCCGTTTTCGCTTCTGCCTCGTCTGATGGCACCATTCGCGTCTGGGATGTCCGCAGCAAGGCCCGCAAGCCAGCGCTCAGCATGCAAGTCAGCAATGTCGACGTAAACGTCATGTCCTGGTCGAGACAAACCACCCATCTCTTGGCTTCCGGTGACGATGCCGGTGTGTGGGGTGTCTGGGATCTCAGACAATGGAAGTCGGATGGAAAGCCCACACCCATCGCCAGCTTCGACTACCACAAGGAGCAGATTACCAGTGTCGAATGGCATCCCACTGATGACAGTATCGTTGCCGTCTCTGCTGGTGATAACACCGTCACCATTTGGGACTTGGCCGTCGAGCTggacgacgaggagagcAAGGACACGGGTGGTGTTGCGGACGTGCCTCCCCAGCTTCTGTTTGTGCACTACCAGAACCTGGCCAAGGAGGTCCACTGGCACCCACAGATTCCCGGCGTGCTGGCTGCCACAGGCGAGGAGTTTAGCGTTTTCAGGACTATTAGCGTATAG
- a CDS encoding hypothetical protein (COG:P; EggNog:ENOG503NY5M), which yields MSGLNSNQMDPRQHPLKATAAGIAAELVGERRNPRMTHMQSANEGPADIIAKVSGASAGGKREDDALYFTNNEAIPFPDPAHSKTIGGIPVASDVFLFQKQQHFNRSKPLERMVHPCGSGAFGYFECTKDVTDLTKADFLSSVGEKTPVFTRFSTVTFGREFPDEGRNPRGFAIKFYTTEGNYDIVGLNFPVFFCRDPIQGPDVIRSQSRNPRNFLLDYDALFDLLANTPEANHAGLMFFSDHGTPVGWRYNHGYGCHTFKWVNKEGNFVYIKYTFLAKHGQKQFTDSEAVAMCGRDPDYSKRDLWDTIEAGEEIEWTAYVQVMQPEQADPDLLGFDPFDVTKVWPRDQFPLKEFGRLVLNKNPENFTRDVEQAAFSPGSMVPGIEDSPDPLLQFRMFFYRDAQYHRIGVNLHQIPVNCPFMAKSYASLNFDGPMRSDANHAGNKQYAPNSFAHKFRPDAAEAPYAVSDNIMSRKSHYWHEGKKNDYAQATQLWARVMTPQQRENTIQNTAKYLGLVKYPEIQKKYLAQLYNISPDYSEGVFQLLPAPQFDMNEVKSLAENAHTWYKEKKFQPLNGEKLTGFAPPGPVYNY from the exons TGTCGGGCCTCAACTCCAACCAGATGGACCCGCGCCAGCACCCTCTCAAGGCGACTGCTGCTGGCATTGCCGCCGAGTTGGTGGGTGAGCGCCGCAATCCTCGCATGACCCATATGCAGAGCGCCAACGAGGGCCCCGCCGACATCATCGCAAAGGTGTCCGGTGCCTCAGCTGGCGGAAAGAGAGAAGACGATGCCCTTTACTTCACCAACAATGAAGCCATCCCATTCCCGGACCCCGCCCACAGCAAGACCATCGGTGGTATTCCCGTAGCCAGCGATGTGTTTCTCttccagaagcagcagcacttTAACCGGTCCAAGCCCCTCGAGCGTATGGTTCACCCATGCGGCTCTGGTGCCTTTGGCTACTTTGAGTGTACCAAGGATGTGACTGACCTCACC AAAGCCGACTTCCTCTCCAGCGTGGGTGAAAAGACCCCCGTCTTCACCCGTTTCTCGACCGTCACCTTTGGCCGTGAGTTTCCCGACGAAGGCCGCAACCCCCGTGGCTTTGCCATCAAGTTCTACACCACCGAAGGCAACTACGACATCGTGGGCCTCAATTTCCCCGTTTTCTTCTGCCGCGATCCCATTCAAGGCCCCGATGTCATCCGCTCTCAGTCCCGCAACCCCCgcaacttcctcctcgactATGATGCTCTCTTTGATCTGTTGGCCAACACACCCGAGGCCAATCATGCCGGCCTCATGTTCTTCTCAGACCACGGCACTCCTGTTGGCTGGCGATACAACCATGGCTACGGCTGCCACACGTTCAAGTGGGTCAACAAGGAGGGTAATTTTGTGTACATCAAGTacaccttcctcgccaaGCACGGCCAGAAGCAGTTTACCGATTCCGAGGCTGTGGCTATGTGCGGCCGTGATCCAGATTATTCCAAGCGTGACCTCTGGGACACCAttgaggccggcgaggagaTTGAGTGGACTGCCTACGTCCAGGTGATGCAGCCCGAGCAGGCCGACCCCGACCTTCTCGGCTTTGACCCCTTTGACGTGACCAAGGTCTGGCCCAGAGACCAGTTCCCGCTCAAGGAGTTTGGCCGCCTCGTCCTCAACAAGAATCCCGAGAACTTCACCCGCGACGTCGAGCAGgccgccttctcccccgGCAGCATGGTTCCCGGCATTGAGGATTCGCCCGACCCGCTTCTCCAGTTCCGCATGTTCTTCTACAGAGACGCCCAATATCACCGCATCGGTGTCAACCTCCACCAGATCCCCGTCAATTGCCCCTTCATGGCCAAGAGCTACGCTTCGCTTAACTTTGACGGCCCCATGAGGTCGGATGCCAACCATGCCGGTAACAAGCAGTATGCGCCCAACAGCTTTGCTCACAAGTTCAGGCCCGACGCGGCCGAGGCGCCGTATGCTGTCAGCGACAACATCATGAGCCGGAAGAGCCATTACTGGCATGAGGGAAAGAAGAATGACTATGCGCAGGCGACACAACTTTGGGCGAGGGTAATGACGCCCCAGCAGCGGGAGAACACGATTCAGAATACGGCCAAGTACTTGGGCCTTGTCAAGTACCCAGAGATTCAG AAAAAATATCTCGCCCAGCTGTACAACATCTCGCCCGATTATTCGGAGGGTGTGTTCCAGCTCCTGCCGGCGCCGCAGTTTGACATGAACGAGGTCAAGAGTCTGGCTGAGAATGCGCACACGTGgtacaaggagaagaagttcCAGCCTTTGAACGGGGAAAAGCTGACCGGTTTCGCTCCGCCGGGACCAGTGTACAACTACTAG